The Nitrospiria bacterium genome contains the following window.
CAAATACATCTGCTCTTGTGCATACGGCCGAAAATGATAGCCCATAACAGCCCTCCATCGGTTGATTATGAAGCTCTATTTTACAGAAAAGCAGCATGACCGCAAAGTGAAAAATAGGGGTTTGTCGGACAGGCTCATTAACGTTTTTTTTTAAAAAAAACAGGTTTTCAGGAAAATCATTGAAAACCCCAAAACTTTTTTACTCGCTCGTCTTCCCACACCGATTCACCCTAGCCTGAATTTCAGCCGCCCCCTAGAGTTCAACTATTCCTCAGACGGAATGATCAAACCGGCCGCCTAAACAGGGGAAACAAATTCCGTAAACTTGAATTTCTAAATTAAGGCGTTCGTCCAAAAGGGTGTGAAACCTTCCTCACCCGGGGATGGCCCCCCATTTACGAATTTAGTACCCGCAAAAATGCCTGCAATTTTTAAAAAAAGGTTGAAGATATTTTTTGTTGGGAAAAAAATGATGGCCGTTTGTAAAAAAAAACCCCCGGCAATGTTCCAATAATGGATGGCAAAGTGGAAAGGGGCATGCCAAACTTGGGCAAAAAAAACCTTAGAACCTCGTAAAAATAGACAATGAGGAAACATTCATTCTGGATCCCGCCTATTCCAATAAAATAATGTTTGGGTTTTTAGATAGGCAAAAGCGAGGGAGTATTCTTTTCGGGAAAAGGATTCACTTCCCTTATTCAGGGGGGTAATATGGGGGTTTCCGGTGGCAGAGGAAATGTGCAAGACGATGATGGAGTCAGAAATATCCTATTGATTCTCTAACCTCTTGGAACCTTGAGCCGTTCCTGAAGGATTTCAAAACACAGCTCGCAAAGCTCCTGATCCGATATCCGATCATCGAAAAAAGTGATAGCAACCTCTACCCCGCACCGTTGACAACAATACACTTTTCCCCCACGAAAAAATGTTTTTTGGGATCATTAGAAAAAGAGGTAACACCTGGCCCACCTGGATTTACTAAAAAATGGGCATAATGGCCGTTATCAATATCATATGAATTGAGAAAGGTCAAGGCTAAAACACCATATATTGATTTTTTTTACACCCTAGGCACATTATCTTGTGGAAAAGCTTGTTGAAGGCTTGGAAACATTGTGTGGAAAAGGTGGTGAAAATTATAAATTTAAGGCTTTTAAAAGCATATTAAATAAAGAAAAATCATTTTCCACATGTTCCCAAAGGAAAAAATCAGTTTCTCTTTTTCTAAGGCTTGAATCTCGCTAGGCGAAAAGTCATTGAAGGTCTTCCCAGGTTAATTTACCTTAAGCCTATGGGAACTTTATAAAAATTTAAGGTTTCTTATTTTTTAGAAACTTTGCAAAGAAGGGAAGGTTTTAAAAAACCTTTGGGCCAAGAAAATGCGGAGAAATTTCATGGAGAATATTGAACCACAGAATTCATCACCGACCGGTCTGAACTCCATCCCCCTAAAAGGTAAATCGAATCTTCAATGATGGAAACACCCATTGCTGCCCTGGCCTCTGGCAAAGGAGCAATGCTTTCCCATTGGCCTTTGCCGAAATCGTAACGTGCTGTTTGGGTTCCAATTCCTTTATCCCCACTAAACCCTCCGAAAATATACAGGCTCCCCCCAAGGAGGCAAGTCCCATGAGCAGCCGCAGACCAGGGCAGCTGTAACAAAGCCTTTTCCCAGACCCCCTGTTTGGGGTCAAAAACTTCCATTTGGTCATATTCCGTCATTCCTTTTCCCGTAAAAGCCACCCCCCCAAAAGCAAAAATTTTTCCATCCATTGAAACCGCCATTGCTGCAAACCTTGGTTTTGGAAGACCAGGCAGCTCAGACCAGGAACCTTTTTTGAAATCAAAAACCTCACAAAATCCGAACCCAGGATCGGTTTGCGGGCCTCCTTCGGTGGCATCCGGATGATGACCCCCTAAAATGTACATTCGACCCTCTAAAAACGTAAAGGCTGGATAGTCATGGGGCTGCAACATGTCTGCTCCCTGCTGCCATTGATCGGAAACGGGATCATAAATCTCGACGGTTCTAAGAAATTTAAATTTTCCGTTTTTCTGTTTAAATCCCCCCCCCACAACATAAATTTTTCCACCGACTTCAAAAGTGGCCATTCCAGATCTTGCAGTAGGCATTTCCTTTCCTTTTTCCCAATGATTTACCTTTGGGTCAAAAATCTCCACATTCTGAAGGCTTTCAAATCCAGGACCTCCACCCCCAATCACAAAAATTTTCCCATTGAAGGAGGCCACTCCTGGATGGGATCGGGCGATGTGAAGGGGTTTAACAGCCTTCCAAACCCCTTGTTTTTCAGAATGTTGTATCGTCATGGGAGACCAGTTTAACGGTTGACTCGGAGGGGGTCAAGGGAAAAGAATGTGACTTTTGACTTCCCTTTGCTTTTCTCTTAGAATAAACATATGAATTTGCTGATGTTTTTTTAATTTTTCAGGATTCTCCCTGGTGAAGAAACCCAACATTCCCCAACTCTACGAAAACACTCCCTCCATTCGTCGCGAATTTTTAAAACAGCGCAGACTTTCCATTGAAAGAGGGGAAATAAAAGCAAAAAATAAGTTTAACCGTACAATCTTTAGGCTTGAAGATTCCCGCTGGGTCCAATGGGCCGTTGGAACCCCCATTAAATTAATGGGCCTTTATGCAAAAGGACGACAAAATGCAAAAAATATTAAAATTAAAAAAGTTACTCTGGAATTTCCAAATCTTCCTCCTTCATTTGAGGGTTTTCGCCTTCTTCATCTTTCCGATTTACACTTAGATTGTGACGAGGAACTATTGAACCAACTGCTTCAGACCCTTTCCGGACTAAACGCGGATATTTGTATTCTGACTGGGGATTATCGTTTTAGGGTAAAAGGAGATCACCACCCCGCCCTCAATGACACCCTTCACCTCATCGAAAACCTCAAAAAAATTTCCCCTCATATTTACGCGGTTCTTGGAAACCATGATTCATTAGCCATCGGGGAAGGGCTTGAAAAAGCAGGGGCTGAGGTTTTACTCAACCGGGCCATACCCAGAAGGAAAAATGGGGAAGAAATTTGGTTTGCCGGTGTTGACGATCCCCATTATTATGGCTGCCACGATTTAGAACTCGCTTTAAATGAAATTCCTTCCCAGGCTTTTAAAGTTCTATTGGTACATTCACCTGTTCTTTACCGGGAAGCCTCTGATGAAGGAATTCATTTATATTTGTGCGGACATACCCATGGGGGACAAATTCGACTACCGGGAATCGGAGCCCTTATCAAAAATACCCCCACCCCACGTCGATATATAGATGGCATTTGGAAACATAACGGAATGGCGGGCTTAACCCACCGGGGAGTCGGATCCTCCATCCTTCCTCTTCGTTTAGGATGCCCCCCTGAAGTCTGGATTATAGAATTGAGAAAAACAGGTAGATAGAAAAACCGCTCGTTCTAAAGAAAAGGTCCACTTTTATTGAATTTTTAAGATCCTATGGCAGGGTTTACGGTTTGAACCCAAATGAGGCTTCCATCGGTGAGATTTCTCTTTTCAATCCGCCACTGAGTATCTGTTTCCCTTGAAGAATCGAACCCCACAACATAAACACCGGTACTATCAACCGCAGCCCCATATGCTTTGTCCCCAACATTTCCAGGGTTAGTGGTTTGCTCCCAGATAATGGTCCCATCCATTAAGGCTCTTTTCTCCAATCGCCATTGGCTGTTACCTGGGGATTGATCAAACCCAGCTATATATAAACCATTTCCACCTACTGCGATGCTACGGATTTCATTGATCCCATTACTTGGATGATTGCTCTGCTCCCATACTACACCCCCGGAAGAATTTCTCTTTTCCATTCTCCATTGTTGTTGTCCAGGCAAACTAACAAGACCCCCTATGTAAATATCCGTTCCATCCGATGCTACCGTTACCGCACGGTTTACTCCTGGGCTTGGATTATTGGTTTGAACCCAAATCAAACTTCCATCCACTAAATTCCTTTTTTCAATCCGCCATTGCTGATTGCTTGGACCAGAGCTTGAATCATGCCCGACGATATATGCACCCGTGGTATCTAAAACAATACTCTGGGCTAAATCGCTGGTCCCATTTCCACTGCTTTGGTCTCCCACTTTAGTCCATATCAGGCTTCCATCAGTGGGGTTCCTTTTTTCCAGTCTCCATTCCTTATCTCCCGGTAATAAATCAAACCCAACAATATAAACCCCAGTACCATCCACCGCCACGGCAAAGGCGACATCATCCCCCTGGCTAAAATTATTGGTCACTACTCCATTTATACCAAATCCCAAGACCAAATCCCCCGAAGAAATATCTCTTTTTTCAATTCGCCATTGCCTGTCCCCGGGAAAAATATCATACCCAACAACATATATGCTGGTGGAATCAACAGCTATTCCAAATGGCTCATCAAACCCAGTGCTAGGATCACTATTAACTACACCCTCTTTACCAAAAGAATTGATTAAACTTCCATCGCTTAAATTTCTTTTTTCAATCCGCCATTGGGAATGTCCAGTGGATTGGTCATTTCCGGCAATATATAAAGCAGAGCTATCAACGGCAATTCCACGAGCCACATCAGTTCCACTCGTTACCGAAAGAATTGAACCAGAACCTGAGGACAACCCCAGGGAAGAGGTAGACTTTGTTTCATCGGAGCCGCATCCGCTTACAATAATCCAAATGATTATGCTTATTAAAACTTCCCACTTTTTATTTCTAAAATTTTCAACCATAAAGGCTATAAATTTCAATTATTTATACTTGGGTTTAACTTTTCATACCTCACGAAACCTTAAATTTTTTCTCAACTTTTGTCAATGAAAATTTTCCACACATTAGGGGTTAATTTACAATACCTTTTTTTGTGATAAACTCGTCTCATAATAAAAGGCTTGGGTTCAATTTGCTATCGAAAAACCCTAACACAAAACAACTGGCTCCAGTTTATTTTGATTTGTTAATTATCGGTGGAGGAATTATTGGAGCAGGAATTGCCCGTGACGCGGTTTTAAGAGGTTTAAAAGTTGCTCTTTTCGAGCAGAATGATTTTGCGTCCGGAACCAGCAGTCGAACCTCAAAGCTTATCCATGGAGGCATTCGATATTTGGAGCAGGGGAACCTTCCTTTGGTGTTTGAAGCCAGCCGTGAACGTTTTTTCCTGCAACGGTTAGCCCCTCATTTGATTCGGCCCATCCCATTTGTTTTCCCCATTTATAAGGGGGAAACTATGGGAAGGGGAATGATGAAAATGGGAATGTTAATATATGACCTATTGGCTCTTTTCCGAAATACACATCCCCACCGGATGCTCACCCGCGAGGAAACCCTTCATAACATTCCAAATTTACAACCCCAAGGTCTTTTAGGTGCGGCCGTTTACTACGATTGCCTCATGAATGATGCACGGCTCTGTCTGGAAAACCTCCTTGACGCAAAAGCCTCCGGGGCAGTGGTCAGAAACTATACCCAGGTCACCGGAATTATAAAAAGCGAAAAGGGA
Protein-coding sequences here:
- a CDS encoding kelch repeat-containing protein, with protein sequence MTIQHSEKQGVWKAVKPLHIARSHPGVASFNGKIFVIGGGGPGFESLQNVEIFDPKVNHWEKGKEMPTARSGMATFEVGGKIYVVGGGFKQKNGKFKFLRTVEIYDPVSDQWQQGADMLQPHDYPAFTFLEGRMYILGGHHPDATEGGPQTDPGFGFCEVFDFKKGSWSELPGLPKPRFAAMAVSMDGKIFAFGGVAFTGKGMTEYDQMEVFDPKQGVWEKALLQLPWSAAAHGTCLLGGSLYIFGGFSGDKGIGTQTARYDFGKGQWESIAPLPEARAAMGVSIIEDSIYLLGGWSSDRSVMNSVVQYSP
- a CDS encoding metallophosphoesterase, with the translated sequence MKKPNIPQLYENTPSIRREFLKQRRLSIERGEIKAKNKFNRTIFRLEDSRWVQWAVGTPIKLMGLYAKGRQNAKNIKIKKVTLEFPNLPPSFEGFRLLHLSDLHLDCDEELLNQLLQTLSGLNADICILTGDYRFRVKGDHHPALNDTLHLIENLKKISPHIYAVLGNHDSLAIGEGLEKAGAEVLLNRAIPRRKNGEEIWFAGVDDPHYYGCHDLELALNEIPSQAFKVLLVHSPVLYREASDEGIHLYLCGHTHGGQIRLPGIGALIKNTPTPRRYIDGIWKHNGMAGLTHRGVGSSILPLRLGCPPEVWIIELRKTGR